From a single Lolium rigidum isolate FL_2022 chromosome 7, APGP_CSIRO_Lrig_0.1, whole genome shotgun sequence genomic region:
- the LOC124679182 gene encoding ABC transporter B family member 19-like, with amino-acid sequence MAEETGKAEAAGSGSCGGGGCEPVKKRAEQSVAFHELFSFADPLDWLLMAAGSAGAIVHGAAMPVFFLLFGELVNGFGKNQHHLRRMTDEVSKYSLYFVYLGLVVCASSYLEIACWMYTGERQVGALRRRYLEAVLRQDVGFFDTDARTGDVVFSVSTDTLLVQDAIGEKVGNFIHYLATFLAGLVVGFVSAWRLALLSIAVIPGIAFAGGLYAYTLTGLTSKSRDSYANAGIIAEQAIAQVRTVYSYVGESKALNSYSEAIQNTLKLGYKAGMAKGLGIGCTYGIACMSWALVFWYAGVFIRSGQTDGGKAFTAIFSAIVGGLSLGQSFSNLGAFSKGKIAGYKLLEVIRQRPTIVQDTADGRCLHEVHGNIEFKEVSFSYPSRPDVMVFRDFSLFFPAGKTAAVVGGSGSGKSTVVSLIERFYDPNQGQVLLDNADIKTLQLKWLRDQIGLVNQEPALFATTIIENILYGKPDATMAEVEAAASAANAHSFIALLPNGYNTQVGERGLQLSGGQKQRIAIARAMLKNPKILLLDEATSALDAGSESIVQEALDRIMIGRTTVVVAHRLSTIRCVDMIAVIQQGQVVETGTHDELLAKGSSGAYAALIRFQEMARNRDFRGSSTRKNRSSRLSNSLSTRSLSLRSGSLRNLSYSYSTGADGRIEMVSNADNDRRAPKGYFFTLLKLNAPEWPYTVLGAIGSIMSGFIGPTFAIVMSNMIEVFYLRDPNAMERKTREYVFIYIGTGFYAVVAYLIQHYFFSIMGENLTTRVRRMMLAVILRNDVGWFDEEENNSNLVAARLATEATDVKSAIAERISVILQNMTSLLVSFIVGFIIEWRVAILILVTFPLLVLANFAQQLSMKGFAGDTAKAHAKTSMIAGEGVSNIRTVAAFNAQDKILSLFCGELRVPQAHSLRRSQISGALYGLSQLSLYASEALILWFGAHLVRSRVSTFSKVIKVFVVLVITANSVAETVSLAPEIVRGGESIRSVFAILNSRTRIDPDDPEAEQVESVRGEIELRHVDFAYPSRPDVMVFKDFSLRIRAGQSQALVGASGSGKSTVIALIERFYDPMAGKVMIDGRDIRRLNLKSLRLKIGLVQQEPVLFATSILENIAYGKDGVTEEQVVEAAKVANVHGFVSALPDGYRTPVGERGVQLSGGQKQRIAIARAVLKDPAVLLLDEATSALDAESECVLQEALGRIMKGRTCVLVAHRLSTIRCVDSIAVVQDGRVVEQGSHGDLVSRPDGPYSRLLQLQLHHG; translated from the exons ATGGCGGAGGAGACGGGGAAGGCGGAGGCTGCCGGGTctgggagctgcggcggcggcgggtgcgagccAGTGAAGAAGAGGGCGGAGCAGAGCGTGGCCTTCCATGAGCTGTTCAGCTTCGCGGACCCGCTTGACTGGCTGCTCATGGCGGCGGGGAGCGCCGGTGCCATAGTACATGGCGCCGCCATGCCGGTGTTCTTCCTCCTGTTCGGTGAGCTGGTCAACGGCTTCGGCAAGAACCAGCACCATCTCCGCCGCATGACCGACGAGGTGTCCAAG TACTCGCTCTACTTCGTCTACCTCGGCCTCGTCGTCTGCGCATCCTCATACCTGG AGATTGCGTGCTGGATGTACACCGGCGAGCGCCAGGTGGGCGCGCTCCGGCGGCGGTACCTGGAGGCCGTGCTGCGGCAGGACGTCGGCTTCTTCGACACCGACGCGCGCACCGGCGACGTCGTCTTCAGCGTCTCCACCGACACGCTCCTCGTCCAGGACGCCATCGGCGAGAAG GTCGGTAACTTCATCCACTACCTCGCGACGTTCCTGGCGGGGCTCGTCGTCGGATTCGTCTCCGCCTGGCGGCTGGCGCTGCTCAGCATCGCCGTCATCCCCGGCATCGCCTTCGCCGGCGGGCTGTACGCGTACACGCTCACCGGGCTCACCTCCAAGAGCCGGGACTCGTACGCCAACGCCGGAATCATAGCCGAGCAG GCGATTGCCCAGGTGAGGACGGTGTACTCCTATGTGGGGGAGTCCAAGGCCCTGAATTCCTACTCGGAGGCGATTCAGAACACCCTGAAGCTGGGGTACAAGGCCGGGATGGCGAAGGGGCTTGGCATTGGGTGTACTTATGGGATTGCCTGCATGTCATGGGCACTGGTCTTCTGGTACGCCGGCGTGTTCATCCGGAGTGGCCAGACAGACGGTGGAAAGGCATTCACGGCGATTTTTTCCGCCATCGTCGGAGGCCT GAGCCTGGGACAGTCATTCTCGAACCTTGGAGCTTTCAGCAAAGGGAAGATTGCTGGTTACAAGCTATTGGAGGTGATAAGGCAGAGGCCAACGATAGTTCAGGACACCGCTGATGGTAGGTGCCTGCATGAAGTCCACGGAAACATTGAGTTCAAGGAAGTGTCCTTCAGCTATCCATCCCGCCCAGATGTCATGGTGTTCCGTGATTTCTCGCTCTTCTTTCCTGCTGGGAAGACGGCGGCCGTGGTCGGAGGCAGTGGTTCTGGAAAGAGCACAGTTGTGTCTCTGATAGAGCGGTTCTATGATCCTAATCAGG GCCAAGTTTTGCTGGATAATGCGGACATCAAGACTCTGCAATTGAAATGGCTGAGAGATCAAATTGGTTTGGTGAATCAAGAACCCGCCCTCTTTGCGACCACCATCATTGAGAATATTCTTTATGGCAAGCCAGATGCCACAATGGCTGAGGTTGAGGCTGCTGCTTCAGCTgccaatgcacatagcttcattgCTCTTCTTCCTAATGGGTATAACACTCAG GTGGGGGAAAGAGGGCTTCAGCTATCTGGTGGCCAGAAGCAACGAATTGCCATTGCCCGTGCAATGCTGAAGAACCCAAAGATCCTTCTCCTTGATGAGGCAACTAGTGCACTTGATGCAGGTTCTGAGAGTATTGTTCAAGAAGCACTTGACCGCATAATGATTGGCAGGACAACTGTGGTGGttgcacacaggctctcaaccaTACGATGCGTTGACATGATCGCGGTGATCCAGCAAGGCCAGGTTGTTGAGACCGGCACTCATGACGAGCTCCTCGCCAAAGGAAGTTCGGGCGCTTATGCAGCTCTCATCAGATTCCAGGAGATGGCCAGAAACCGTGACTTCCGCGGGTCATCGACCCGCAAGAACCGCTCATCCCGCCTGAGCAACTCCCTGTCCACCCGGTCATTGAGCCTCAGGTCAGGAAGCCTGAGGAACTTGAGCTACTCATACAGCACCGGCGCAGATGGCCGCATCGAGATGGTCTCGAACGCCGACAACGACCGGCGTGCCCCAAAGGGATATTTCTTCACGCTCCTCAAGCTAAATGCGCCGGAGTGGCCCTATACCGTGCTGGGCGCGATCGGGTCCATAATGTCTGGGTTCATCGGCCCGACTTTTGCTATCGTGATGAGCAACATGATCGAGGTGTTCTACCTCCGGGACCCCAACGCGATGGAGCGCAAGACCAGGGAGTACGTGTTCATCTACATCGGGACTGGGTTCTACGCGGTGGTCGCGTACCTTATCCAGCATTACTTCTTCAGCATCATGGGCGAGAACCTGACCACCAGGGTGCGGAGGATGATGCTTGCAG TTATCTTGAGGAACGATGTGGGGTGGTTCGACGAGGAGGAGAACAACTCGAACCTCGTGGCGGCGCGCCTCGCCACCGAGGCCACAGACGTGAAGTCGGCCATCGCGGAACGGATATCGGTGATCCTGCAGAACATGACCTCGCTCCTGGTGTCCTTCATCGTCGGCTTCATCATCGAGTGGCGGGTGGCGATCCTCATTCTTGTCACCTTCCCTCTCCTTGTGCTCGCCAACTTTGCTCAG CAACTGTCGATGAAGGGGTTCGCCGGCGACACGGCCAAGGCGCACGCCAAGACGAGCATGATCGCGGGGGAGGGCGTGAGCAACATCCGCACGGTGGCGGCGTTCAACGCGCAGGACAAGATCCTGTCCCTCTTCTGCGGCGAGCTGCGCGTCCCGCAGGCGCACAGCCTGCGCCGGAGCCAGATCTCCGGCGCGCTCTACGGCCTCTCCCAGCTCTCCCTCTACGCCTCCGAGGCGCTCATCCTCTGGTTCGGCGCCCACCTCGTCCGCAGCCGCGTGTCCACCTTCTCCAAGGTCATCAAGGTCTTCGTcgtcctcgtcatcaccgccaACTCCGTCGCCGAGACCGTCAGCCTGGCCCCCGAGATCGTCCGCGGCGGCGAGTCCATCCGCTCCGTCTTCGCCATCCTCAACAGCAGGACCCGCATCGACCCCGACGACCCGGAGGCCGAGCAGGTGGAGTCGGTACGTGGCGAGATCGAGCTGCGCCACGTCGACTTCGCCTACCCGTCCCGCCCCGACGTGATGGTGTTCAAGGACTTCAGCCTCAGGATCCGGGCCGGCCAGAGCCAGGCGCTCGTGGGAGCCAGCGGGTCCGGGAAGAGCACCGTCATCGCTCTCATCGAGCGCTTCTACGACCCCATGGCCGGGAAGGTCATGATCGACGGCAGGGACATCCGTCGGCTCAACCTCAAGTCGCTGCGTCTCAAGATCGGCCTGGTGCAGCAGGAGCCCGTCCTGTTCGCCACCAGCATCCTGGAGAACATCGCCTACGGCAAGGACGGCGTCACGGAGGAGCAGGTCGTCGAGGCCGCCAAGGTCGCCAACGTGCACGGCTTCGTCAGCGCGCTCCCCGACGGGTACAGGACGCCCGTCGGCGAGCGCGGCGTGCAGCTCTCCGGCGGCCAGAAGCAGCGCATCGCCATCGCCCGCGCCGTGCTCAAGGacccggccgtgctcctgctggacGAGGCCACCAGCGCCCTCGACGCCGAGTCCGAGTGCGTGCTCCAGGAGGCGCTGGGCCGCATCATGAAGGGCCGGACCTGCGTGCTCGTCGCGCACCGCCTCTCCACCATCCGCTGCGTCGACTCCATCGCCGTGGTGCAGGACGGCCGCGTCGTCGAGCAGGGCAGCCATGGCGATCTCGTGTCAcggcccgatggcccctactcgAGGCTGCTGCAGCTGCAGCTGCACCATGGGTGA